Genomic segment of Edaphobacter bradus:
TCACGACCTGCCTCAACCTTTCGATGGATGCCGCTTTATCCACCCATCGCGTAGCATTACGCCGACGCAAAAAGCGCCACCGGCCACTACCCTCGAAAGGAACCCGCACGCATGCCCCACATCAATCTCCCCGCCGATCTCCCCGGCATCCGCGGCGCGATGGCCTTCCGCCCTGAGACCGCCCGCCCCCTCAACGATCTCGTCGACGTCCTCCTCCACGCCCCCAACTCCCTCACCTCCGGCGAGCGCGAGCTCATCGCAACCTACGTCTCCTCGCAGAACGACTGCTACTACTGCCAGACCATCCACGGCGCCGTAGCCGCCGCTTGCCTCGACGGCAACGAAGCCCTCGTCAAACAAGTCAAGGCCGACTTCCTCCACGCCGACATCTCGCCGAAGCTCAAAGCGCTCCTCAACATCGCCGGCAAAGTACAAAAAGGCGGCAAGCAGGTCACCTCATCCGACATCGAGCAGGCGCGCGCCGAGGGCGCAACCGATACCGAGATCCACGACGCCGTCCTCATCGCCGCCGCCTTCTGCAGTTCAACCGCTACGTCGACGGCCTCGACACCTGGCAGCCCCGCGACGAGGACATGTACCGCGAGCGCGGCAAGCGCGTCGCCCGCGACGGCTACGTCGCCATCAGCCGCGAGTACATCCCCGAACCCGCCACCCGCTAACCCCAAGGAGAAACACCGTGCCCCACATTGCTCTTCCAGAAGGTCTGCCCGGAATCACAAGCGGCTTCGCCTTCCGCCCCGAGACCGCAAAGCCCATGCGCGAACTCGCCCACGTCCTGCTCCACGGCCCCAGCACCCTCACCCCCGCCGAACGCGAGCTCATCGCAACTTACGTCTCCAGCCGTAACGACTGCTTCTTCTGCCAGACCAGTCACGGAGCAGCAGCAGCCGCGCATCTCGGCAACGACTGGACGCTCGTCAACGAAGTCCGCGTCAACTTCGAGCAGGCCAACGTCTCGCCCAAACTCAAAGCCCTCCTCGCCATCGCCGGAAAAGTCCAGCAGGGAGGCAAGTGCGTCACGGAAGCCGACATCGCGCGAGCCCGCGCCGAGGGCGCAACCGACCTCGAGCTTCACGACACCGTCCTCATCGCCGCCGCCTTCAGCATGTACAACCGCTACGTCGACGGCCTCGCCACATGGCAGCCGCAGGACACCGCCATGTACGACGCCATGGGCCAGCACCTCGCCGAGCACGGCTACATCACGCCGTCCGAGAAGCGCTGACCCGCATCACAACGAACCTCCCGGCGACCGCGAGACTCCCCAGAGCGCCTTCGCCTCTTCGGCGATCACGTCCGGCATTTCCTCCGGGAAGAAAAGCTTCGCTCCCTCGACACGCCGCACGCCGCGCGAGCCCGGCAGCGTACGGTCCAGCCACTCAGCCCATTCGACGCCGAAGAAGATATCGTCCGTCGCCCACACGATGTGAACGGGCTTCCGGAACTCCTTCAGCTGCGAGCGAATCGGCACCAGCAAGTTCGGCTCAAGCGCAAGCAAGAAGCGGCTGAACTGCTCCTTGCGGGCCGGCGATGAAACCAGTGGCCCAAAATAGCAGTCGATAGCCTCATCGGTGAGCTGCGCCGGATGCGTGTAGGCAATCCCGAGACCCTTGTCGGTCCGCGCGAAGTTCTTATCGGCCACCTGCGGCGCGATAAACTTGTCGGCCGCCCCCGGCTGATGCCCAAGTTGAATGACGGGCAGGAACGCCGGAGGCGGGCTGTTCTCATCCACGTCGCAGTTGGTCAGCAACAGCGACCGCACGCGCGAGCCATGCCGCGCCACGAACAGTTGCGCGGTCAGCCCTCCCGAATCGTTCGCCACTAGGTCGACCTCGTCGATCTTGAGGTGGTCGAGCAGCGCCGCCAGCATGTCAGCCTGTGCCGGGATCGAGATGTCGGCATTTTCTGGAACCTCGGAGTAGCCAAGGCCCATGAAGTCCGCCGCAATGCAGCGCCGGTATGGCGACAAACGCTCCAGCGCGCCGCGCCACTGGTAGCCGTTCAGCGGAAAGCCGTGCAGAAACAGCGCCACTGGACCCTTGCCGCGCTCGACATAGGCGATGCGCCCCATCGACAGGTCGGCAAAACGCCGCATGCGGTGGAACTCCCTCAGGTCAATCGTTCCGCCGGTAATCTTCGACTTGGGAGCGGCGACCACTGCGCCTCCGCCGCTCAACCCAGTCGCCACCTCCGAGAGCAGGCTCGCCCCCGCCACGCCAAACGTTCCTCGTAAAAACTCTCGTCGCATCATGTCTTCTCCATTCCTTCATCGCACTTGCAGCCGAACCAACGGCTACAAACACGATTCTCCTTAGGCCCGCGCGCCGCGTCGCACACAGGCCGCTGGAGAAGAGCACAATCTGCTGAAAAAATCTTCTGAAACTATTCAGCTACGTCGAGGACCATGCGTTCGGCGAAGATCCGCCTCATCTGCAGGGGAGAGAATCCTGTCGCGCGCTGCATATGCCGGGCAAGGTGGCTCTGGTGCGTAAAGCCCGCGGCCAGCGCGATCTCGGCAATCGTCTGTCCTTCGCCCATCAGCAGCGACTTCGCGTGCTCCACCCGGCGCTCAATCACATACTGGTGCACGGCAACGCCAACCGACGCGCGAAAGCCTGCGCGGAAATGCGAGACGCTAATCTCCGCCACCGCGGCCAGGCGCGATAGAGAGAGCGCCTCGGCAAGATGCGCCTCGATAAATTCAAGTGTGCGCTTCAGTCTTCGGCCATCAAGACCGCCGTATCGCCGCTCCTCGACTGCTATCGAGCTATGCCCCGCAACCAATCGCGCAGCAGCCGACTGAGCCAACCCATCGAGAAACAGCTCTCCCGAAGGCGATCCCATCTCCAGCTCGCTCTTCATCGCCCAGGCGATGCTCTCCAGCTGGCGGTCGCGCACCATGAAGCGATTGCGCAGCTCCACGCCGTGCACGCCGAAGGCATTGTCCTCAGCGACTGTCTCCAGCATAGCCGGGGGCAGGCTCATCATAAGGGCCTTGTCGTTCTCATCATGCATCCGCCACAGTGCCGGAACCCCGGCAGGGATGATATCGATATCGCCGTGCACCCCCGAGCCCGTGTGGCTCACGCCCGCGCGACTGCACGACATCCGCGCCGCCCGGCCTATGTGGATCGAGATCAGCGCATTGGGAAACTCCGGCATCTCGAGCACGCCGCTCGAGTCGCTGCGCAGCTGCACGCCAAACCCATCCGCCGTCCGCTGATACGCATGGATGTGCCCCTGCGACTGCTCGCTCAATCGACTCATCAGACCTACCTCCCAGCACACCTGCGGCAGTTCCTGAAGCTATTTCAGCCAGATGCGGCAGACCCGCGCCGGTTGCACCGTTTCGTCACAAATCCGCTACGTTGTGACGGGTGGCGGAGGCTGAACCACTCTCGTCGTCGGAGCTGGATGTGGGCCATTGCCTCCCCCACGCAGGCCGGCAAGAATCTGCGTAAGGAAGTCGCTCGCCGCGCCGGGATTGCTCGGCAGAAACAGCGTATTCGTCCCCGCACGAGTTCCCACATCCTTCAGGGTGTCGAAGTACTGCGTCAGCAGCACCAGCGCCATCACATCCTCGGCCGTCGCGCCCGGTACCGCCTCGCGGAAGTGCTCGATCGACGACCGCAGCCCGTCGATGATCGCCTGCCGCTCCGCCGCGATGCCCTGTCCCTGCAACGCCTTCGAGGCAGCCTCGGCCTCGGCCTGCTTCACCTTCAGGATCTTGTCTGCCTCGCCGCGGGCCTGCGCCGCCACCTGCGCGCGCTGTGCTGCGTTGATGTCGTTCATGGCGGTCTTCACCTTCACATCCGGGATGATGTCCGTCACCAGCGCCGTCAGAATGTTGAATCCAAACCCCGACATAATCGAGTCCAGCTCCGTCTTCACCGCGACCGAGATGCCCGACTGCTGCTCGAACGTCTGATCGAGAGTAAGTTTGGGAACATGCCCCAGGATCGAGTTGAAGACGAACGACTCGATCTGCTTCTGCGGGCTCGACAGCCTGTAGAACGCGTCGAAGATCTTGTCGTCCAGCACCTGGTACTGCACGCTCACCGGAATCTGAACAAAGACGTTGTCGTGCGTCTTCGTCTCCACCGAAAACTGCACCTGCTTGACCATCAGATCGACGACAAAAGCGCGCTCCGCAAAGGGAACGAGCACATGCAGCCCGGGCCGCAGAATGCGGTTGAACTTGCCGAACCGCTCCACCACTCCAGCCGTCGCCGTGCGGACCGTGAACAGCGTCTTCAGCACCGCCACCAGAATCACAATCGCGAAGATGAAAACTACCATCAGCAGAAAAGTGTTCAGAGCATCCATAAATCGGCACCTCAACCGGTGCAGAGAGCATACATGAGGCGCTTTAAGCCACTTCCGCCGCCGAGCGCGGCGGCTACGTCACCTGTTGTGCCCACGAAGTCGGAAGTCCACCCGCACCAGCGTCGCCACATCGACCGGCCGGCCGTTCAGCAGATACGGCCTGTAGCGCCACTTCAGCACCGCCTCTTCAGCCGCCGAGCGCAGATGACGGTCCCCGTCGATTACGCGCACGTGGTCCACCATTCCAATCTTCGAGATCACCGCCTCCATCACCACTCGCCCCTCGATGCCCTCGGCCTTCGCCGTCACCGGATACGCCGGAACACGTGACGCCACCAGGTGCCTCGCCATCACCGAGGGTGCCACCTTGATCACGCTCGCGTCCTCAACCGCTCCCACCCCCACCGGTGCGCTCGCCACTTCGGTCACTCTTCTGTGGCCCGCATCCGTCTCGCGGCCCTCCCGGTCCCTTGGCTCGACCCGCGCCGCGGTTCCAGTCTTCGGCGCAGCGACAGCTTTCCCGATCCCGCTGCTCGTTCGACGGCTCTGGCTCGCGTTCGCAGCATCGGTAGCGTTCGCAGCATCTATAGTTGGAGCCACAGCGGGAGCGTTGTGCGGCACGTCTTGCGCCGGATGTGAAGGCGCCACAGATGGCGCAGGCGCCGCAGGCGCGGCCCCGCTTCCCGTCGTCGCATCCTTCCGGGTGTCGTTCTGGGTATCGTCCCGACGCCCGGTCGCTTCACGCTTCAGGACGCCCAGTCGCCTGATCACTCCGTCAAACTGCGCATGCAGCGCCGGACGATATCGCTCCATCACGGCACGGCCAGCATTGGAGCGCGCAAAGAAGATCCCTCCTCCGGCCAGCGCCAGCAGCATCACCGCTGCCACGACGCGGCGCCCGGCAGTTCCACCATTCTCCTGCGCATAACCTGCCAGCGGAACCGGGATAGACGGGTCGTCATCCTCCTCCAGCACCGCGACCCCGCGATGCAATAGCGTACCCGCCGGCCGAGGTGCGAAGACTTCTCGCTCGCGATCATTCCTTCTCTGTTCCGTCTGCTCCGTCTGACCAAGCGGCGGCACTCGCGGCGACGCCAGCGAACGCGGTGGCCTGAGCGCTGAAGTGACCTTCACGGACTCCGGCAAAGGCTCGGTGACCGCGATCTCTTCCAGCCTGCGCAGTTCTACCGGCTCCGCGCCTCGTTGTTCCGGAGCTTTCGGAGACTCCACTTCTTCCCTCTGCCGATCAATCGGCTTGCCTATCTGCTCCTTGCCTATTTGCTCATCGATGGCCGCAAGTTGCTCCCTCAGCTCCGTAGTCGTTCGCTCCAGCCGCGATAACACCTCTCCAATCGATCGTCGTGCTGCCGACACATCTTCGCTGGCCGCCAGCCTCGCTCGCGTGCCCTCGCGCACCGTACCGGGCGTCTCTTCCCGCCCCGGTTTCTCCGGAAGCACGACCACCGCCGCACCCGGTCCGCCAGTTCTTTGGCTGCTGCTCTGCGCACCCAGCAGAGCAGCAGCGGGCTCCGACATCGCATGGGGCAACTCAGCCGGCTGGGCCACGTCCACGCCTGCCAGCATCTGTTTCAGTTCCTCGGCCCTTGCCCTCTCCTCCGGTCGCAGCGACGCCACCCCGGCTCCCGCCGCACCTTCTACGATCACCTCCAGCATCTCGTCGTCGCCTAACTCACCACTCTCGCGGGCGCTCAACCGGCCTACCAACGCCCAGAAATCCATCGCGAAGTGCCTGTCTTCCTTGACGCTCGCAATCAAATCACCAAGGTTCTCCAGCGTACCGAAGGGAACTCGATGCATGTCGCACAACGAACGAACCTGCTTGACCGCGTGAACGTTCCTTTCAACCTTATCTGCCTCGACCGTATTCATCCTCATCTCGCTTCCCACCGCGTTACACACTTCACCTTCCCCGATTGGATGCCATCCTCGGCGCCCGGGCTGTCACTTCTCTCGCGAAATCCCGCATCTCGCTAAACATCAGAGACATACGGCAACAACCCGGCCCTCCCTTCGCGGCCACTCACCGTTTTGTGGAGATTACAATCGATGGTCACCGGGGCACAGCCGGGTCATCAACCGTTTCAAAACAAACTGTCTCGCAAACGCTACACTTGAGAGCGACATGAACCTTGCACAGCTCAACGAACACTTCGCCATCCCCGGTGTGCTCAGCTTCGACAAGCACAACGGCCTCGTCCGCGCCAACGTCACCTCACCCGCGGCCTCGGCCACCATCTACCTGCAGGGAGCGCACATCACGCACTGGCAGCCCACAGGCCAGCAGCCCGCGCTCTTCCTCAGCCGCAAGAGCGACTTCGTCCCCGGTAAGCCCATCCGCGGCGGCGTGCCTATCGCCTTCCCCTGGTTCGCCACCGACTCCAACCCCAACCGCTACCAGGGCAAGCCCGGCCCCTCGCACGGCTTCGCGCGCATCCAGGACTGGACGCTGGCCTTCGCCGCACTCTCGGGCGACGACCTCCACCTCACCTTCACGCTCGGCCCCAGCGATCTCAGCCGCGAGATGGGCTTCGACGGCTTCAAACTCGCCTTCCAGCTCACCATCGGGCCGTCGCTCACCATGGCGCTGACCGTCGCGAACGAGAGCGACAAGCCGCTCCACTTCGAAGAGGCGCTCCACACCTACTTCGCCGTCGTCGATGTCCACGAGGCCACCGTCACCGGCCTTGGGCCTACGCCCTTCATCGACAAGACCGACAACTTCCGCGTGAAGCCCGCCGCGAACGCGCCCTTCACCCCAACGGCCTTCACCGACCGCATCTACGAGAACACCACCGCCACGTGCGTCATCCGCGACGTACCCGGCAGGCGCAGCATCACCGTCGCCAAGACCAACTCCAACACCACCGTCGTCTTCAACCCCTGGAAAGAGATGGCCGATATGGGCCCCGACGAGTGGCACGAGATGCTCTGCGTCGAAACCGTCAACGCCGCCGCAAACGCCATCACGCTCGCGCCGGGCACCACTCACACCATGCAGGCCCACATCACGATTCAAAAAGCCGGCTAACGAGCCACAATCGCTCGGGTACCCCATCCTTGTCGCGGTCTCATCGCGACAAGGATGGGAAGGCACAATCTCCTCAACCGCCCCTACTTACTAGCCTCCACAGGTGCGCTCTTCAGCGTCACCTCACCATTTACCGTCTTCGGATCGACCATTAGCACCTTTAACCGCTCCGCAATCTCCGGCGTCACATCCTTCTGGTAGCGCCCGCCCAGATACTGCGCGAAGAACTCCTCCATCTTCGTCACCATCGCAAGATTGTTGATGGGCCGCGCAAAGCCGTGGCCCTCATCCGGCGCGACCAGGTATTCCACCGGCTTGCCGTTGTCCCGCACCGCCGCCACAATCTGGTTGCTCTCGCGGATATTCACCCGCGGATCGTTCTTGCCCTGCACCACCACCAGCGGAGTCACAATCGACTTCGCCTTCGTCAGCGGAGACTCCGCAACCAGCAGCGCCTTGCCCTCCGGAGTCGTCGGATCGGCCATACGCGTGTACATCTGCTTTCGCCCCGCCTCCCAGTACGGCGGTATCGCATCGAGCAGCGTAATCAGATTCGACGGAGCCACAATCGCAAACGCCGCCGCGTACACATCCGGCGTAAACGCCACTCCCGCAAG
This window contains:
- a CDS encoding helix-turn-helix domain-containing protein; this encodes MSRLSEQSQGHIHAYQRTADGFGVQLRSDSSGVLEMPEFPNALISIHIGRAARMSCSRAGVSHTGSGVHGDIDIIPAGVPALWRMHDENDKALMMSLPPAMLETVAEDNAFGVHGVELRNRFMVRDRQLESIAWAMKSELEMGSPSGELFLDGLAQSAAARLVAGHSSIAVEERRYGGLDGRRLKRTLEFIEAHLAEALSLSRLAAVAEISVSHFRAGFRASVGVAVHQYVIERRVEHAKSLLMGEGQTIAEIALAAGFTHQSHLARHMQRATGFSPLQMRRIFAERMVLDVAE
- a CDS encoding D-hexose-6-phosphate mutarotase yields the protein MNLAQLNEHFAIPGVLSFDKHNGLVRANVTSPAASATIYLQGAHITHWQPTGQQPALFLSRKSDFVPGKPIRGGVPIAFPWFATDSNPNRYQGKPGPSHGFARIQDWTLAFAALSGDDLHLTFTLGPSDLSREMGFDGFKLAFQLTIGPSLTMALTVANESDKPLHFEEALHTYFAVVDVHEATVTGLGPTPFIDKTDNFRVKPAANAPFTPTAFTDRIYENTTATCVIRDVPGRRSITVAKTNSNTTVVFNPWKEMADMGPDEWHEMLCVETVNAAANAITLAPGTTHTMQAHITIQKAG
- a CDS encoding energy transducer TonB; protein product: MRMNTVEADKVERNVHAVKQVRSLCDMHRVPFGTLENLGDLIASVKEDRHFAMDFWALVGRLSARESGELGDDEMLEVIVEGAAGAGVASLRPEERARAEELKQMLAGVDVAQPAELPHAMSEPAAALLGAQSSSQRTGGPGAAVVVLPEKPGREETPGTVREGTRARLAASEDVSAARRSIGEVLSRLERTTTELREQLAAIDEQIGKEQIGKPIDRQREEVESPKAPEQRGAEPVELRRLEEIAVTEPLPESVKVTSALRPPRSLASPRVPPLGQTEQTEQRRNDREREVFAPRPAGTLLHRGVAVLEEDDDPSIPVPLAGYAQENGGTAGRRVVAAVMLLALAGGGIFFARSNAGRAVMERYRPALHAQFDGVIRRLGVLKREATGRRDDTQNDTRKDATTGSGAAPAAPAPSVAPSHPAQDVPHNAPAVAPTIDAANATDAANASQSRRTSSGIGKAVAAPKTGTAARVEPRDREGRETDAGHRRVTEVASAPVGVGAVEDASVIKVAPSVMARHLVASRVPAYPVTAKAEGIEGRVVMEAVISKIGMVDHVRVIDGDRHLRSAAEEAVLKWRYRPYLLNGRPVDVATLVRVDFRLRGHNR
- a CDS encoding alpha/beta fold hydrolase, whose protein sequence is MMRREFLRGTFGVAGASLLSEVATGLSGGGAVVAAPKSKITGGTIDLREFHRMRRFADLSMGRIAYVERGKGPVALFLHGFPLNGYQWRGALERLSPYRRCIAADFMGLGYSEVPENADISIPAQADMLAALLDHLKIDEVDLVANDSGGLTAQLFVARHGSRVRSLLLTNCDVDENSPPPAFLPVIQLGHQPGAADKFIAPQVADKNFARTDKGLGIAYTHPAQLTDEAIDCYFGPLVSSPARKEQFSRFLLALEPNLLVPIRSQLKEFRKPVHIVWATDDIFFGVEWAEWLDRTLPGSRGVRRVEGAKLFFPEEMPDVIAEEAKALWGVSRSPGGSL
- a CDS encoding SPFH domain-containing protein, which codes for MDALNTFLLMVVFIFAIVILVAVLKTLFTVRTATAGVVERFGKFNRILRPGLHVLVPFAERAFVVDLMVKQVQFSVETKTHDNVFVQIPVSVQYQVLDDKIFDAFYRLSSPQKQIESFVFNSILGHVPKLTLDQTFEQQSGISVAVKTELDSIMSGFGFNILTALVTDIIPDVKVKTAMNDINAAQRAQVAAQARGEADKILKVKQAEAEAASKALQGQGIAAERQAIIDGLRSSIEHFREAVPGATAEDVMALVLLTQYFDTLKDVGTRAGTNTLFLPSNPGAASDFLTQILAGLRGGGNGPHPAPTTRVVQPPPPVTT
- a CDS encoding carboxymuconolactone decarboxylase family protein; the protein is MPHINLPADLPGIRGAMAFRPETARPLNDLVDVLLHAPNSLTSGERELIATYVSSQNDCYYCQTIHGAVAAACLDGNEALVKQVKADFLHADISPKLKALLNIAGKVQKGGKQVTSSDIEQARAEGATDTEIHDAVLIAAAFCSSTATSTASTPGSPATRTCTASAASASPATATSPSAASTSPNPPPANPKEKHRAPHCSSRRSARNHKRLRLPPRDRKAHARTRPRPAPRPQHPHPRRTRAHRNLRLQP
- a CDS encoding carboxymuconolactone decarboxylase family protein; translation: MRELAHVLLHGPSTLTPAERELIATYVSSRNDCFFCQTSHGAAAAAHLGNDWTLVNEVRVNFEQANVSPKLKALLAIAGKVQQGGKCVTEADIARARAEGATDLELHDTVLIAAAFSMYNRYVDGLATWQPQDTAMYDAMGQHLAEHGYITPSEKR